From the genome of Lotus japonicus ecotype B-129 chromosome 6, LjGifu_v1.2, one region includes:
- the LOC130726628 gene encoding plasmodesmata-located protein 7 isoform X2: MAKTKTSLSLLIFANLIVLSLSSSQLDLFLYGGCTQQRYTPNSPYELNLNSLLTSLVNSATYSSYNNYTVVGADDVAYGLYQCRGDISMPDCATCISRAVSRAGVLCQEARGGAVQLEGCYVKYDNAKFLGAEDKTVVLRKCGPSAGYSLGERDAVLSGLAGSGGYFRVGGAGGLTGVAQCTGDLSYAECQDCVSEAIRRLRSECAAADYGDMFLVKCYARYSNAGAHAYTKAHGKSNNSDGEKTFAIIIGLLAGVAILVIFLAFVRRICGGQGK; this comes from the exons ATGGCCAAAACCAAAACGAGCCTCTCTCTCTTAATCTTCGCCAATCTCATTGTTCTTTCACTCTCGTCTTCCCAGCTAGACTTGTTCCTCTACGGCGGGTGCACACAGCAAAGGTACACCCCAAACTCCCCATacgagctcaacctcaactcgCTCCTCACCTCCCTCGTCAACTCAGCCACCTACTCCTCCTACAACAACTACACCGTTGTAGGTGCTGACGATGTCGCCTACGGCCTCTACCAGTGCCGCGGTGACATCTCCATGCCGGACTGCGCCACCTGCATCTCCCGCGCGGTCTCTCGTGCTGGAGTCTTGTGTCAGGAGGCGCGCGGTGGCGCAGTCCAGCTCGAGGGATGCTACGTGAAGTACGACAATGCCAAGTTCTTGGGGGCCGAAGACAAGACAGTGGTGCTGAGGAAGTGCGGGCCCTCCGCCGGGTACAGCCTCGGCGAGAGGGATGCGGTTCTGTCCGGGCTCGCGGGCTCGGGCGGGTACTTTCGGGTTGGTGGGGCAGGCGGGTTGACGGGCGTGGCGCAGTGCACCGGGGATTTGAGCTATGCGGAGTGCCAGGATTGCGTTTCGGAGGCTATCCGCCGGCTGAGGAGCGAGTGCGCTGCTGCGGATTACGGAGATATGTTCTTGGTCAAGTGTTACGCCAGGTACTCCAATGCTGGGGCCCATGCTTACACCAAGGCCCATG GTAAATCGAACAACAGCGATGGTGAGAAGACATTTGCCATAATTATTGGATTACTAGCAGGTGTAGCTATACTTGTTATTTTCCTTGCTTTCGTGAGGAGGATTTGTGGGGGACAAG gtaaataa
- the LOC130726628 gene encoding plasmodesmata-located protein 7 isoform X1, which yields MAKTKTSLSLLIFANLIVLSLSSSQLDLFLYGGCTQQRYTPNSPYELNLNSLLTSLVNSATYSSYNNYTVVGADDVAYGLYQCRGDISMPDCATCISRAVSRAGVLCQEARGGAVQLEGCYVKYDNAKFLGAEDKTVVLRKCGPSAGYSLGERDAVLSGLAGSGGYFRVGGAGGLTGVAQCTGDLSYAECQDCVSEAIRRLRSECAAADYGDMFLVKCYARYSNAGAHAYTKAHAGKSNNSDGEKTFAIIIGLLAGVAILVIFLAFVRRICGGQGK from the exons ATGGCCAAAACCAAAACGAGCCTCTCTCTCTTAATCTTCGCCAATCTCATTGTTCTTTCACTCTCGTCTTCCCAGCTAGACTTGTTCCTCTACGGCGGGTGCACACAGCAAAGGTACACCCCAAACTCCCCATacgagctcaacctcaactcgCTCCTCACCTCCCTCGTCAACTCAGCCACCTACTCCTCCTACAACAACTACACCGTTGTAGGTGCTGACGATGTCGCCTACGGCCTCTACCAGTGCCGCGGTGACATCTCCATGCCGGACTGCGCCACCTGCATCTCCCGCGCGGTCTCTCGTGCTGGAGTCTTGTGTCAGGAGGCGCGCGGTGGCGCAGTCCAGCTCGAGGGATGCTACGTGAAGTACGACAATGCCAAGTTCTTGGGGGCCGAAGACAAGACAGTGGTGCTGAGGAAGTGCGGGCCCTCCGCCGGGTACAGCCTCGGCGAGAGGGATGCGGTTCTGTCCGGGCTCGCGGGCTCGGGCGGGTACTTTCGGGTTGGTGGGGCAGGCGGGTTGACGGGCGTGGCGCAGTGCACCGGGGATTTGAGCTATGCGGAGTGCCAGGATTGCGTTTCGGAGGCTATCCGCCGGCTGAGGAGCGAGTGCGCTGCTGCGGATTACGGAGATATGTTCTTGGTCAAGTGTTACGCCAGGTACTCCAATGCTGGGGCCCATGCTTACACCAAGGCCCATG CAGGTAAATCGAACAACAGCGATGGTGAGAAGACATTTGCCATAATTATTGGATTACTAGCAGGTGTAGCTATACTTGTTATTTTCCTTGCTTTCGTGAGGAGGATTTGTGGGGGACAAG gtaaataa